TTTCGAGGTCCCGGTACACCCGATTGGGTGTCGGTACGCGACCGAGTTCATGCTGGGCCCACTCCACACTGCTGATAAAGGGCGCCAGCGCCATGTCTGCCACCGGGTCACCGGCGCGTCGCTGTCGGGCTAGGTCGGTGTGAGCCATGGCATAGTCGAGATGCCCGAGCAGACGTTCCTGCAGAGCCTTCTGCCCCGGGAATTCTTGCTGCCAATAGGCTTTCATGTAGCCGTTAACAATATCGTTCCTGCGGCCGCTGGCGTCGTAAAGCATCCGCAAGACCCGCAGATGATCCAGACGCTCGTTGGTGTCCCGGGCCTCGTTCATCTCGGCCATAATACCCACCATCAGGGATGGCAAGTACTGGTAGGCCAGCATGTCCAGGTAGGAAGACTCAACCTCCGGGCCAATCCGATGCCCCTGGTACAGACCCATGTCGCGCAAGTACGGCCAGTTCCGGCGATGGTCACCGAACGCAAGCGTGGCCTGGCGCAGTTCATCAAGAGGACCGAGCAGGTTCCGGCCGGTGGTGTCAGGCTCGAAGCCAACCGGCTGCCAGTTGTCGATGAACCCTGTGACTCGTTGTTCCACAGCGGCTGCCGCTTCGGCGTTCTTGATGAAGAAGTGCTGCCAACCGGCGGTCATGCCGGCGCCGGCACACAGGGCGATCACCGCTGCCGTGGCCAGGCGACGTTGTCGCCCGCGCACCACCCGCTGATTGTCACTGGCAAGCCCGGCCTCCGGATAGATAACCCCGGGAAACAGGGTCTCGGTGAACAGATGCGTCGACTGACCGGCGCGCTGGGCCGGCTGTATGGGCGTGGCGAGCTGGTAGCTGGCCGCTGCCGCGGAGACGAAGGCGTCCTCCGGCACACCTTCCTGCAACACCGAGGTAAAGTAGGTGCCTCGCACCAGCGCCGGCGTGGAGAACACATCGGCCGAGAGCAGATCCGCCAGGAACTGCTCCAGGGCCGGCTTCAGCCCCGCCAGCTGCCGGGTGAACGAGTAGGCGGCGGAGCGCTCCTCGGCATCGCGGGTCTGCACCAGGACATCCGGCAGGCGGTCGGTCAGCCGCCCGACCATCGCCTCGAACCGGTCGGCAAACTCCTGAAGCCAGTCGTCATTGTCAATCTGGCCCTCGAGCCGGAAGGTGAATCCCAGAACGGCTTCCTTTTCGGATTTGGTGAGCGTGCGCGCCAGCGCCCCGAAGCCGTACAGCAGATCCAGCTTGGTAAAGGTGACATACACCGGCAGACGGGAGCCGAGCTGCTCCATCAGTTCCCGAAGGCGGGTTCGCAGTACAATGGCCTGCGCTTTGCGTTGCTGCGGATCGGCAACGCTCAGGCTGGCCAGATCGACAGCCACCACCACACCATTGAGCGGCCTCTGAGGACGATTCTGCTCGAGCCAGGTCACAAAGTGCTGCCAGAGCCGCTTCTGGACTTCGGCAGCGGCGCCCTCGCCGTCGTTCTGGCTCAACAACTCACCGTCGGGGTCGATCAGCACACCCTGGTCGCCAATCCACCAGTCAAAGCCAAAGGCATTGCGATCGGCCCTGTGGTTGCGGGTCACATTGGTGAGGGTGTAGGTCTGGCCGGAGCGCTGGATCAGGCTGGTTTTGCCAGCATCCTCGAGCCCCACGACCAGATACCAGGGCAGCCGGTAAATCCCACGCCTCCCCGGCAGGTTGCTTTTCAGCGCCGACAGCTGCCGGTCCAGCAACCGCTGCTGCTTGCGCTCAAGAGGCAGAATGGGGTCCTCCTGCTCGCGCTGCTCTTCCGCCTGTTTCACGTTCACCTTGCGTAGGCGGCGGGCCAGGACAAGGCCCCACACCATCGCCACCATCAGCACCACCCCCAGGGTAACCAGGGCCCGCATCTGCCAGGCAGCGAGCGGGTATTCCCCTCCCATCTGCCAGCGGGGGCCCAGCCACCAGGTGGCCACCAGCAGGGCAATAACGCCCAGCGTCAGGGTGACCGGGGCTGCGTTTTTCAGATACGGCAAAAGCCAGCGACCGATGAGTAAAGCTTTTCTCCACATGGTATCCATTCCCGGTGTTCTTCCTTGGTGAATGTCTTTGGTCAGCCCAGCTTCTCAAGCTGTTTGACCAGGGTTGGCTCCCAGGCCTCCAGGGCCAACCCGCGAACCTGGGCCTGCAGGTCCTGAACCAGTTGCGCCGCCAGCGTTTTCAGGCCTGCCTCTTTCATCAGGCGAGCGCTGGCCAACCGCCAGTAAAGGCGATCCCGCGGCTCCCGGGCCTCTGCCAGTCCGTCCTCGAGCAACTGCATGCCCTCGGCGAGTTCTCCAGCGGCCACCCGCTCCCGGGCCTTGCCATAAACCTGTTCCCAGGCGTCAACGGCACTGCCGGAGGCGCTCGCAGTCGGCGACGTCCAGAGCCAGTCGCTCGCTTCCCCTGACAGGAACGGTGTTCCGTCATTGAACGTGAGCTCCGGCAACTGCGGCAATCGCTCCACAAACTCACGGCACGCCCGGCGAATCGCTTCGGCACACTCACCATGGCCCAGCCGGTTTGCAACCTGGGCACTCAGCCAGTGCCCGTCCAGCCAGAACGGGCTGACCGACAGGCTCTGTTCTACCCGCTGCCAGAGGGCCTGGTCCGGGGCCTTTTCAAGCGCCTCGCGATAGTCTGCGACGCGGTCGGCGCTGACCGCTGCCAGGTCGGTTCGCTGGCCGTCCCGCGTCGGTGGCACCGTGGTGATGGTGTGCCAGATGGCGTAGCGTCGCAGCTGGTAGCCAAGCGGCTCACCGGGGCCGGTGTCGGTCAGCAGATCGGCCACCTTTAGCAGGCTCTGGCGGGTGGCCCGCTCATTGCCAGGATCCAGGCTGAGCGTGCCCAGGCTGGCCGTTGATGTGGCCGGCGATGGCTGTGTCTGGGCGTTGCTGCGCTCGGGTTCCGGGGTCGAAGGCGAGGGCGCGGGCGTGGTTTCGCTGGCCACCGGGAGCTTTTCGATGGCCCGCTTGAGGTCACTCAGCGATTCCTCCGGCAAAGCCCTGATGGACGCCTGCTCAAGCAGCGATGCCAGTAGCTCAAGGCAGTACTGGCGACCGTCGCCAACACTGCCGTCGAAGGACAGCCCTTCCACACCCTTGCCGGCCCGCTGCAGCATCTGGGTAAACATCATTTTGCGGGCCCTCTGGCCCTTTTCACCCGGATAGGGCCAGGCCTTTTCCCACCATCCATCCAGAACCCGGTGCAACAGGTACAGAGACAGCGCAAACCGCTCGCCATCGCCACCACGCTGCAGGGCTAGCAGCAGGAATCCCAGTACCTTGAGATGCTTGCTCCGGTCAGACAGGATCGTCAGTGCTTCCTGCTCAACCTTGCTCCAGTCAATATCGTTATGCGCCAGGGAGCCAATTTTCATGATTTCGTTCTCGAGGAACTCGAGGGCCGGATCCTCACCCAGCGCCTCGCCCACCCCGCTCTCGCCGGGCAGCGCCGAAATCACCTGGCTGACGTAGGGGTGCTGCTCAATCACCTGCATAACAGGGCTCCTTTGGGGACGTTGGCTCCGGCAAAACGGCGATCACCATCCGCACCTCTCCCGCAGGGGCTCAATGGCCTGGCGGAAGCCCGACAGGTCGAACAGCAAGCCGTCGATGGCACTGTCGGTGGAATCAATGCGCACGTCCGGGCCCACCAGCAGTGTCTGAACCGTGTGGATTGAGGGCAGACCACGACCACCGCTGAGAACAAAGCCGTTGTCCCGAACCCGCCATTCCATGGTGTCTGAACCCATGGCCAGACGAATGCGCTCTCTCTTCAGAGGTTCGGGCATCATCAAAGACAGTTCCGTGATGTTGTTGTGGCATTGCAGCACCAGCCGGGGCCTTGGTGGTTCAACGCCCAGTGCGGCGACGGTAACCAGCTGCCCGGCTGCCCGGCCGGTATCCCGGTACACGGCCGTGCCGGTGTCCTCCGGGTTGCCGGCGGAGGCATAGGCCTGGCGCCATTGCTCGCTGCGCAGGCTTGCAGGCACCGACGCCGGCGCCTCGGCCCGACGATCAACCGGCGTGTCAAACACCGCATCGAAACAGGCCAGTCGTTCAAGCCGCTGAACTTCACCGGTGCAGCGCCGGGCCTCCTCAATCAGCCCCGCCCAGGCCGACGGCTGCAAGGCCGTGAATGCGGTTGCCAGGGCAACCGAGCGCAGGATGAACCTGAGAAACGGCGTCATGATTCGCTGACCTGATACTTGAGACACTTGTGGGCCAGGGTGCGCTTCGGCAAGCCCAGGCTCTCGGCCGCCTGGGCCCGGTTGCCGCCATACTGGCGCAGCCGTTCCCGGATAATAGCCGCTTCGAACGCTTGGGCTGCCGCTTTAAGATCCCGGATTTCATCGGGGTCAGGCAGCCACGACAACGCCTCATGGCCGGCAACGGCGGGCTCGGCGACCCAGGTCTCGGGTGCCTCGAACAGGTCGTTCAATCGCAGGACTTCTGGCTGGATGTCATCCCCGACCGGTGTCTGCAGACAGGCCAGTTCAATGATGTTGCGCAGCTCCCGGACGTTCCCGGGAAAGTCGTAGCCGGAAAGCAGGTGCAGGGCATGGCTGGATATGCCCATGGGGCCGGCCCCCTCCCGCTCGGTGTAATGACGAATAAAATGGCGGCTGAGGGCCTCGAGGTCTTCCGGCCTCTCCCGAAGCGGGGTAACCCGGAGCGGGAACTGGCTCAGCCGATAGAACAGGTCCCGGCGGAAGCTGCCGTCCTCGATGCCAGCCTGCAATGGCTGGTGGGTCGCCGCCACCAGTCGGAAATCAGAGCGCTGCTCCTCTCTGGCTCCCAGCGGACGGAACTTCCGGCTTTCCAGCACCCGCAGGAGTTTGGACTGGAGGGCCATCGGCATGTCGCCAATTTCGTCCAGGAACAGGGTGCCGCCGTCGGCCTGGGCCAGTAGCCCCTCCTTGGTCTGGTCGGCACCGGAGAAAGCGCCTTTGGTATGACCAAAGAGTTCAGTCTCGAGCAGGGTATCGGGTATGGCGGCGCAGTTGACCACCACCATGGGGCCGTCAGCCCGTCCGGAGAGCTGGTGGATGCCCTGGGCCACCACGTCTTTGCCACAACCGGTTTCGCCCTGGATCAGGACCGATAGCTGGCTGCCTGCCGCGCGGACGATCTGGGCCCTGAGCCGGGTCATGGCCTGGGAGTTCCCCACCAGAGTCCGGGCCAGCTGGTCGCACCGATTGCGCACGGTTTCCGCATCGTGCAGATGGTCGAGCGAGCGCTTCAGAAGCCGGCGCTGCCAGACCTGGTCACGGCTTTGCAGCTGGGTGATCCATTGATGCACCAGCAGTTGCCGAAGCCCCAGGTACAGCGGTTGTGCAGTAATTCCTGCCCACTCCGGCTCGTCACGGCACAGCACGAGCATGCCGAGGGTGCGACCGTCGTCGCCGCTCAGGGGCTCAAGCCACAGTGAGCGGGGGCGGTTGCTGGCGTCGAACAGGGCCTGGAAGCCCGGGTGGTCGAGGCGGTAGCTGGCGGCTCGTGTCAGTTCCCGGGCCTGGCCGGTCTGGAGCACGTGGGCAAAGGGGTGGCTGAAGTCACCGCAGTCGAATTCGCCGTCTTCGGCCAGATCGCTGCAGTGCAGGGTGCGGCCACTGAGGTCGAGTTCCAGGGCCCAGCAGCGGCTCAGGCCGAAGGTGGTTTCCAGCTGGCTAGTGGCCGTTTTCAGCAGGTCCGGCAGGGTGTCCTGCTGGATCAGGGCCACCGCCAGGTCAATGCCGGTGTGCAGTTCCATCTGCATCCGTC
The nucleotide sequence above comes from Marinobacter gudaonensis. Encoded proteins:
- the tssM gene encoding type VI secretion system membrane subunit TssM — encoded protein: MDTMWRKALLIGRWLLPYLKNAAPVTLTLGVIALLVATWWLGPRWQMGGEYPLAAWQMRALVTLGVVLMVAMVWGLVLARRLRKVNVKQAEEQREQEDPILPLERKQQRLLDRQLSALKSNLPGRRGIYRLPWYLVVGLEDAGKTSLIQRSGQTYTLTNVTRNHRADRNAFGFDWWIGDQGVLIDPDGELLSQNDGEGAAAEVQKRLWQHFVTWLEQNRPQRPLNGVVVAVDLASLSVADPQQRKAQAIVLRTRLRELMEQLGSRLPVYVTFTKLDLLYGFGALARTLTKSEKEAVLGFTFRLEGQIDNDDWLQEFADRFEAMVGRLTDRLPDVLVQTRDAEERSAAYSFTRQLAGLKPALEQFLADLLSADVFSTPALVRGTYFTSVLQEGVPEDAFVSAAAASYQLATPIQPAQRAGQSTHLFTETLFPGVIYPEAGLASDNQRVVRGRQRRLATAAVIALCAGAGMTAGWQHFFIKNAEAAAAVEQRVTGFIDNWQPVGFEPDTTGRNLLGPLDELRQATLAFGDHRRNWPYLRDMGLYQGHRIGPEVESSYLDMLAYQYLPSLMVGIMAEMNEARDTNERLDHLRVLRMLYDASGRRNDIVNGYMKAYWQQEFPGQKALQERLLGHLDYAMAHTDLARQRRAGDPVADMALAPFISSVEWAQHELGRVPTPNRVYRDLEIEAEREFQAPLELARAAGPAFATVFSRVDEHGEPANTDTMVQDPLTIPALLTRAGLEKWFLRKSGSVTELALIDAWVLGRREDVQFSEADEAELRASLQSLYAEHYTNAWRTAISRIRIHRFEDLNHGVRVLESLTGGHEPLARLLARVRDNTQLVPSAEGETAGARELLEQSAHFRMLQDIERRFADLNQLTAPNGDQPTGLEQVMVVVNELHQYLRNVQEAPDQGKAALAAARARLSLQGADPIFTLQRMADHQPEPLNRLLTSLATESWRVLLDQAVAQLERDWYREVYQPFQQNLARHYPFNPDAGRDVALQDFERFFAPGGILDTFYQDNLKLFLEDHPEQVGDARRASLVRRDVMASLESADRIRRAYFTRSGSLDVEFALEPLNLSANKRRSVVNLDGQLVEFSHGPRQSIPLVWPNTLRDSVESRITLVPVQVNRSPRSLSESGPWALFRLLDEADITGVSDSAVDVRFQVDDGEMRYRLHAASNTNPFTQQLLAGYRIPRSLY
- the tssA gene encoding type VI secretion system protein TssA is translated as MQVIEQHPYVSQVISALPGESGVGEALGEDPALEFLENEIMKIGSLAHNDIDWSKVEQEALTILSDRSKHLKVLGFLLLALQRGGDGERFALSLYLLHRVLDGWWEKAWPYPGEKGQRARKMMFTQMLQRAGKGVEGLSFDGSVGDGRQYCLELLASLLEQASIRALPEESLSDLKRAIEKLPVASETTPAPSPSTPEPERSNAQTQPSPATSTASLGTLSLDPGNERATRQSLLKVADLLTDTGPGEPLGYQLRRYAIWHTITTVPPTRDGQRTDLAAVSADRVADYREALEKAPDQALWQRVEQSLSVSPFWLDGHWLSAQVANRLGHGECAEAIRRACREFVERLPQLPELTFNDGTPFLSGEASDWLWTSPTASASGSAVDAWEQVYGKARERVAAGELAEGMQLLEDGLAEAREPRDRLYWRLASARLMKEAGLKTLAAQLVQDLQAQVRGLALEAWEPTLVKQLEKLG
- the vasI gene encoding type VI secretion system-associated protein VasI, with translation MTPFLRFILRSVALATAFTALQPSAWAGLIEEARRCTGEVQRLERLACFDAVFDTPVDRRAEAPASVPASLRSEQWRQAYASAGNPEDTGTAVYRDTGRAAGQLVTVAALGVEPPRPRLVLQCHNNITELSLMMPEPLKRERIRLAMGSDTMEWRVRDNGFVLSGGRGLPSIHTVQTLLVGPDVRIDSTDSAIDGLLFDLSGFRQAIEPLRERCGW
- a CDS encoding sigma-54-dependent Fis family transcriptional regulator; the protein is MQMELHTGIDLAVALIQQDTLPDLLKTATSQLETTFGLSRCWALELDLSGRTLHCSDLAEDGEFDCGDFSHPFAHVLQTGQARELTRAASYRLDHPGFQALFDASNRPRSLWLEPLSGDDGRTLGMLVLCRDEPEWAGITAQPLYLGLRQLLVHQWITQLQSRDQVWQRRLLKRSLDHLHDAETVRNRCDQLARTLVGNSQAMTRLRAQIVRAAGSQLSVLIQGETGCGKDVVAQGIHQLSGRADGPMVVVNCAAIPDTLLETELFGHTKGAFSGADQTKEGLLAQADGGTLFLDEIGDMPMALQSKLLRVLESRKFRPLGAREEQRSDFRLVAATHQPLQAGIEDGSFRRDLFYRLSQFPLRVTPLRERPEDLEALSRHFIRHYTEREGAGPMGISSHALHLLSGYDFPGNVRELRNIIELACLQTPVGDDIQPEVLRLNDLFEAPETWVAEPAVAGHEALSWLPDPDEIRDLKAAAQAFEAAIIRERLRQYGGNRAQAAESLGLPKRTLAHKCLKYQVSES